In one Bacillus rossius redtenbacheri isolate Brsri chromosome 11, Brsri_v3, whole genome shotgun sequence genomic region, the following are encoded:
- the LOC134536916 gene encoding thyroid transcription factor 1-associated protein 26 translates to MGSDEEGTKKLFDKKQWRQKKYSKEYKLKQWEERRRIAALRKHRKELRKEGGDAAQTNAFPQFPQGGEGSEPETKKKRKKLSAFQAAQLEYQQKREEKQKKIEELLRKKEEKEEALKKYKIKKAERFKKLSKKTRKGQPVMKDRIELLLEKIQTNSDVYRLS, encoded by the exons atggGAAGTGATGAAGAAGGGACTAAGAAACTTTTTGATAAGAAGCAGTGGAGACAGAAAAAATACAGCAAAGAATACAAGT tGAAGCAGTGGGAAGAGAGACGGAGGATAGCCGCGCTCAGAAAACATCGCAAGGAACTCAGGAAGGAAGGCGGCGACGCAGCTCAAACGAATGCTTTTCCTCAGTTCCCGCAGGGGGGTGAAGGTTCAGAGCCTGAAAC aaaaaagaagaggaaAAAATTGAGTGCATTTCAGGCTGCACAGTTGGAATACCAGCAGAAGCGTGAAGAGAAGCAAAAGAAAATAGAAGAACTACTTAGAAAGAAGGAAGAAAAGGAGGAGGCACTGAAGAAGTACAAAATAAAGAAAGCAGAACGTTTTAAAAAACTATCAAAGAAGACTAGAAAGGGTCAGCCAGTTATGAAAGACAGAATAGAACTCTTACTTGAAAAAATTCAAACTAATTCAGATGTGTATAGATTATCTTGA